The Vicia villosa cultivar HV-30 ecotype Madison, WI linkage group LG1, Vvil1.0, whole genome shotgun sequence genome includes a region encoding these proteins:
- the LOC131596744 gene encoding uncharacterized mitochondrial protein AtMg00810-like — MIAQIYVDDIVFGGMLDRMVKKFVNQMQSEFEMSLVGELTYFLGLQVKQMEDSIFLSQSKYAKNIVKKFVMDNASHKRTPAPTHLKLSKDECGTSVDQSLYRSMIGSLLYLTASRPDIAFAVGVCARY, encoded by the coding sequence ATGATAGCtcagatatatgtggatgatatagtTTTTGGTGGGATGTTAGATAGGATGGTTAAAAAATTTGTCAATCAAATGCaatctgagtttgagatgagtctTGTTGGAGAATTGACatattttcttgggctgcaagttaaacaaatggaagactccaTTTTCCTCTCTCAAAGCAAATATGCCAAGAATATTGTCAAAAAGTTTGTAATGGATAATGCTAGTCACAAAAGAACACCTGCACCTACTCATCTAAAGTTATCTAAAGATGAATGTGGTACTAGTGTTGACCAAAGTCTGTATAGGAGTATGATAGGGAGCCTGCTGTATCTAACAGCTAGCAGACCTGATATTGCTTTTGCAGTTGGAGTGTGTGCTAGATATTAA